Proteins encoded within one genomic window of Carassius gibelio isolate Cgi1373 ecotype wild population from Czech Republic chromosome A4, carGib1.2-hapl.c, whole genome shotgun sequence:
- the LOC127975839 gene encoding nuclear protein MDM1 isoform X5, translating into MPVRFKGISEYRNKYKGRTTRSRSDSPHRRMRLAGLRSDQSRITQEPQFISKRKVPFYPPQISSSFQWEGHHPSLQRQEKRPVNPPAVTPVLRLRASSAERLVTPLAPRDPVPPEGTAAPSQQLQAAQTSTPAADQQQQNGINHVLRKRAGLRVERQRNGRLSSEYQRQFMWKTPVADSPLLAAHEMFYSNNRAIPPFKSNPVIMESEYKRSFKGSPPSRPPRLRRDVEQYEVPQLDAENTTPEKSKGKKKKKKKKERQQSRKSSPKEEVTHQQQQEVRSPCDLRDPSPKVMRKVKTEYESNFRSPLQYCYRDGAWVKIKTAKDEGCEGFHEWYHEVQELREKAEAYRKRARGTHFSRQHLNQILSEHNWMWEPSSGTSLSSSIESEACRNTSSSPIIEALDLARLQVLETESSSEVDWSGGSIDRGRLPTPKLRTMQTVQRTHHDRTTPATGGALLVSPPKIKHSSRRVRRSEPPLGKPYSPYKHIIDGSPQRPHSKAESGSLPYSSPAAGLTTVDPVPMREEACSEEEAADYSASPKQPKPLQKQQTSHHHKAAGPPPANRIQGTMRNAEFQHNGNLGIFRPELFVFPEAESSDDDKMSQISSRSAASCSMASEILGRAQRRKEEFWGKS; encoded by the exons GGTATCAGCGAGTATCGAAATAAATACAAGGGTCGAACAACACGATCCAGAAGTGATTCTCCACATCGCAGGATGAGACTGGCAGGACTGCGCTCTGACCAGTCAA GAATTACTCAGGAACCACAATTCATATCCAAAAGGAAAGTGCCATTTTATCCACCTCAGATATCCAGTTCTTTCCAATGGGAAGGGCACCATCCATCTCTACAGCGTCAGGAGAAGAGGCCTGTCAATCCTCCAGCTGTTACACCTGTGCTCAGACTCCGAGCCTCTAGTGCAGAAAGATTAGTGACCCCTCTTGCCCCAAGAGACCCCGTGCCACCAGAGGGCACCGCTGCACCATCCCAACAACTACAGGCAGCTCAGACATCCACCCCTGCAGCAGACCAGCAACAACAGAATGGA ATTAACCATGTGCTACGGAAAAGAGCGGGACTTAGAGTGGAGCGACAGAGGAATGGCCGTTTGAGCTCTGAGTACCAGAGACAGTTCATGTGGAAGACGCCTGTGGCCGATTCGCCCCTTCTAGCTGCACATGAG atgttttacagTAACAACAGAGCCATCCCCCCCTTCAAATCAAACCCAGTAATTATGGAGAGTGAGTACAAGAGAAGTTTCAAAGGATCACCTCCTTCCAGACCACCACGCTTGAGGCGAGATGTTGAACAATACGAAGTCCCACAGCTTGATGCAGAGAACACAACCCCAGAGAAG AGTAaggggaagaagaagaagaagaagaagaaggagcgACAACAGAGCAGGAAGTCAAGCCCCAAAGAGGAAGTCACCCATCAACAGCAACAGGAAGTGAGGTCACCCTGTGACCTGAGAGACCCTTCACCCAAAGTTATGAG GAAGGTGAAAACTGAGTACGAATCCAACTTTCGTTCTCCCCTCCAGTATTGTTACAGAGATGGAGCATGGGTGAAGATCAAAACGGCAAAGGACGAG GGGTGTGAAGGTTTTCACGAGTGGTATCATGAG GTTCAGGAGCTACGTGAGAAGGCTGAGGCCTACAGGAAAAGGGCCAGGGGAACTCATTTTTCTCGGCAGCACCTAAATCAGATCCTGTCAGAACACAACTGGATGTGGGAGCCATCCAGTGGCACCTCATTGTCATCCTCCATTGAATCTGAGGCCTGCAGAAACACTAGTAGCAGCCCTATCATCGAGGCTCTGGACCTGGCCAG GTTGCAAGTGTTGGAAACTGAGTCATCATCAGAGGTGGACTGGTCTGGAGGTTCCATTGACAGAGGCAGATTGCCAACTCCCAAACTCAGGACCATGCAGACTGTACAAAGAACACATCACGATCGGACCACTCCAGCCACTG GAGGAGCTTTGCTGGTCTCTCCTCCGAAGATCAAGCATTCCTCCAGGAGAGTAAGGAGGAGTGAGCCACCTTTAGGAAAACCTTACTCTCCTTACAAACATATCATAGACGGCTCTCCACAGAGGCCACACAGTAAG GCTGAGAGTGGAAGCTTGCCATATTCCTCGCCAGCCGCTGGCCTGACCACTGTAGATCCAGTTCCCATGCGTGAAGAGGCCTGCTCTGAGGAGGAGGCGGCAGACTACTCCGCCAGTCCAAAACAACCCAAGCCATTGCAAAAACAACAGACCAGCCACCATCACAAAGCTGCTGGCCCTCCACCTGCCAACAGAATCCAGGGCACAATGAGAAACGCCGAATTTCAGCATAATG GTAACCTGGGAATTTTTCGGCCAGAGCTCTTTGTGTTTCCTGAAGCTGAATCTTCAGATG ATGATAAGATGTCTCAGATCTCATCTAGATCAGCAGCCTCATGCTCCATGGCCTCTGAAATCTTGGGTCGCGCTCAAAGAAGGAAGGAGGAATTCTGGGGAAAAAGCTAA
- the LOC127975839 gene encoding nuclear protein MDM1 isoform X4 — translation MRLAGLRSDQSRITQEPQFISKRKVPFYPPQISSSFQWEGHHPSLQRQEKRPVNPPAVTPVLRLRASSAERLVTPLAPRDPVPPEGTAAPSQQLQAAQTSTPAADQQQQNGINHVLRKRAGLRVERQRNGRLSSEYQRQFMWKTPVADSPLLAAHEMFYSNNRAIPPFKSNPVIMESEYKRSFKGSPPSRPPRLRRDVEQYEVPQLDAENTTPEKSKGKKKKKKKKERQQSRKSSPKEEVTHQQQQEVRSPCDLRDPSPKVMRKVKTEYESNFRSPLQYCYRDGAWVKIKTAKDEVQELREKAEAYRKRARGTHFSRQHLNQILSEHNWMWEPSSGTSLSSSIESEACRNTSSSPIIEALDLARVGSVRRSSSPGPSASVAANRSSPGEIGLHEDPTLPVQRKLAWDEEEGLGERDESEVSQEGEKNEGNPKDEHGDMRERNELLQVLETESSSEVDWSGGSIDRGRLPTPKLRTMQTVQRTHHDRTTPATGGALLVSPPKIKHSSRRVRRSEPPLGKPYSPYKHIIDGSPQRPHSKAESGSLPYSSPAAGLTTVDPVPMREEACSEEEAADYSASPKQPKPLQKQQTSHHHKAAGPPPANRIQGTMRNAEFQHNGNLGIFRPELFVFPEAESSDDDKMSQISSRSAASCSMASEILGRAQRRKEEFWGKS, via the exons ATGAGACTGGCAGGACTGCGCTCTGACCAGTCAA GAATTACTCAGGAACCACAATTCATATCCAAAAGGAAAGTGCCATTTTATCCACCTCAGATATCCAGTTCTTTCCAATGGGAAGGGCACCATCCATCTCTACAGCGTCAGGAGAAGAGGCCTGTCAATCCTCCAGCTGTTACACCTGTGCTCAGACTCCGAGCCTCTAGTGCAGAAAGATTAGTGACCCCTCTTGCCCCAAGAGACCCCGTGCCACCAGAGGGCACCGCTGCACCATCCCAACAACTACAGGCAGCTCAGACATCCACCCCTGCAGCAGACCAGCAACAACAGAATGGA ATTAACCATGTGCTACGGAAAAGAGCGGGACTTAGAGTGGAGCGACAGAGGAATGGCCGTTTGAGCTCTGAGTACCAGAGACAGTTCATGTGGAAGACGCCTGTGGCCGATTCGCCCCTTCTAGCTGCACATGAG atgttttacagTAACAACAGAGCCATCCCCCCCTTCAAATCAAACCCAGTAATTATGGAGAGTGAGTACAAGAGAAGTTTCAAAGGATCACCTCCTTCCAGACCACCACGCTTGAGGCGAGATGTTGAACAATACGAAGTCCCACAGCTTGATGCAGAGAACACAACCCCAGAGAAG AGTAaggggaagaagaagaagaagaagaagaaggagcgACAACAGAGCAGGAAGTCAAGCCCCAAAGAGGAAGTCACCCATCAACAGCAACAGGAAGTGAGGTCACCCTGTGACCTGAGAGACCCTTCACCCAAAGTTATGAG GAAGGTGAAAACTGAGTACGAATCCAACTTTCGTTCTCCCCTCCAGTATTGTTACAGAGATGGAGCATGGGTGAAGATCAAAACGGCAAAGGACGAG GTTCAGGAGCTACGTGAGAAGGCTGAGGCCTACAGGAAAAGGGCCAGGGGAACTCATTTTTCTCGGCAGCACCTAAATCAGATCCTGTCAGAACACAACTGGATGTGGGAGCCATCCAGTGGCACCTCATTGTCATCCTCCATTGAATCTGAGGCCTGCAGAAACACTAGTAGCAGCCCTATCATCGAGGCTCTGGACCTGGCCAG GGTTGGAAGTGTCAGGAGAAGCTCTAGCCCTGGGCCTTCTGCTTCTGTGGCAGCCAACAGAAGCTCTCCTGGAGAGATTGGTCTTCATGAAGACCCCACCCTCCCTGTGCAGAGGAAGTTGGCCTGGGATGAAGAAGAAGGACTTGGAGAGAGGGATGAGTCTGAGGTTTCACAGGAGGGAGAAAAAAATGAGGGGAATCCAAAGGATGAACATGGGGACATGAGGGAGAGAAATGAATT GTTGCAAGTGTTGGAAACTGAGTCATCATCAGAGGTGGACTGGTCTGGAGGTTCCATTGACAGAGGCAGATTGCCAACTCCCAAACTCAGGACCATGCAGACTGTACAAAGAACACATCACGATCGGACCACTCCAGCCACTG GAGGAGCTTTGCTGGTCTCTCCTCCGAAGATCAAGCATTCCTCCAGGAGAGTAAGGAGGAGTGAGCCACCTTTAGGAAAACCTTACTCTCCTTACAAACATATCATAGACGGCTCTCCACAGAGGCCACACAGTAAG GCTGAGAGTGGAAGCTTGCCATATTCCTCGCCAGCCGCTGGCCTGACCACTGTAGATCCAGTTCCCATGCGTGAAGAGGCCTGCTCTGAGGAGGAGGCGGCAGACTACTCCGCCAGTCCAAAACAACCCAAGCCATTGCAAAAACAACAGACCAGCCACCATCACAAAGCTGCTGGCCCTCCACCTGCCAACAGAATCCAGGGCACAATGAGAAACGCCGAATTTCAGCATAATG GTAACCTGGGAATTTTTCGGCCAGAGCTCTTTGTGTTTCCTGAAGCTGAATCTTCAGATG ATGATAAGATGTCTCAGATCTCATCTAGATCAGCAGCCTCATGCTCCATGGCCTCTGAAATCTTGGGTCGCGCTCAAAGAAGGAAGGAGGAATTCTGGGGAAAAAGCTAA
- the LOC127975839 gene encoding nuclear protein MDM1 isoform X3, with amino-acid sequence MRLAGLRSDQSRITQEPQFISKRKVPFYPPQISSSFQWEGHHPSLQRQEKRPVNPPAVTPVLRLRASSAERLVTPLAPRDPVPPEGTAAPSQQLQAAQTSTPAADQQQQNGINHVLRKRAGLRVERQRNGRLSSEYQRQFMWKTPVADSPLLAAHEMFYSNNRAIPPFKSNPVIMESEYKRSFKGSPPSRPPRLRRDVEQYEVPQLDAENTTPEKSKGKKKKKKKKERQQSRKSSPKEEVTHQQQQEVRSPCDLRDPSPKVMRKVKTEYESNFRSPLQYCYRDGAWVKIKTAKDEGCEGFHEWYHEVQELREKAEAYRKRARGTHFSRQHLNQILSEHNWMWEPSSGTSLSSSIESEACRNTSSSPIIEALDLARVGSVRRSSSPGPSASVAANRSSPGEIGLHEDPTLPVQRKLAWDEEEGLGERDESEVSQEGEKNEGNPKDEHGDMRERNELLQVLETESSSEVDWSGGSIDRGRLPTPKLRTMQTVQRTHHDRTTPATGGALLVSPPKIKHSSRRVRRSEPPLGKPYSPYKHIIDGSPQRPHSKAESGSLPYSSPAAGLTTVDPVPMREEACSEEEAADYSASPKQPKPLQKQQTSHHHKAAGPPPANRIQGTMRNAEFQHNGNLGIFRPELFVFPEAESSDDDKMSQISSRSAASCSMASEILGRAQRRKEEFWGKS; translated from the exons ATGAGACTGGCAGGACTGCGCTCTGACCAGTCAA GAATTACTCAGGAACCACAATTCATATCCAAAAGGAAAGTGCCATTTTATCCACCTCAGATATCCAGTTCTTTCCAATGGGAAGGGCACCATCCATCTCTACAGCGTCAGGAGAAGAGGCCTGTCAATCCTCCAGCTGTTACACCTGTGCTCAGACTCCGAGCCTCTAGTGCAGAAAGATTAGTGACCCCTCTTGCCCCAAGAGACCCCGTGCCACCAGAGGGCACCGCTGCACCATCCCAACAACTACAGGCAGCTCAGACATCCACCCCTGCAGCAGACCAGCAACAACAGAATGGA ATTAACCATGTGCTACGGAAAAGAGCGGGACTTAGAGTGGAGCGACAGAGGAATGGCCGTTTGAGCTCTGAGTACCAGAGACAGTTCATGTGGAAGACGCCTGTGGCCGATTCGCCCCTTCTAGCTGCACATGAG atgttttacagTAACAACAGAGCCATCCCCCCCTTCAAATCAAACCCAGTAATTATGGAGAGTGAGTACAAGAGAAGTTTCAAAGGATCACCTCCTTCCAGACCACCACGCTTGAGGCGAGATGTTGAACAATACGAAGTCCCACAGCTTGATGCAGAGAACACAACCCCAGAGAAG AGTAaggggaagaagaagaagaagaagaagaaggagcgACAACAGAGCAGGAAGTCAAGCCCCAAAGAGGAAGTCACCCATCAACAGCAACAGGAAGTGAGGTCACCCTGTGACCTGAGAGACCCTTCACCCAAAGTTATGAG GAAGGTGAAAACTGAGTACGAATCCAACTTTCGTTCTCCCCTCCAGTATTGTTACAGAGATGGAGCATGGGTGAAGATCAAAACGGCAAAGGACGAG GGGTGTGAAGGTTTTCACGAGTGGTATCATGAG GTTCAGGAGCTACGTGAGAAGGCTGAGGCCTACAGGAAAAGGGCCAGGGGAACTCATTTTTCTCGGCAGCACCTAAATCAGATCCTGTCAGAACACAACTGGATGTGGGAGCCATCCAGTGGCACCTCATTGTCATCCTCCATTGAATCTGAGGCCTGCAGAAACACTAGTAGCAGCCCTATCATCGAGGCTCTGGACCTGGCCAG GGTTGGAAGTGTCAGGAGAAGCTCTAGCCCTGGGCCTTCTGCTTCTGTGGCAGCCAACAGAAGCTCTCCTGGAGAGATTGGTCTTCATGAAGACCCCACCCTCCCTGTGCAGAGGAAGTTGGCCTGGGATGAAGAAGAAGGACTTGGAGAGAGGGATGAGTCTGAGGTTTCACAGGAGGGAGAAAAAAATGAGGGGAATCCAAAGGATGAACATGGGGACATGAGGGAGAGAAATGAATT GTTGCAAGTGTTGGAAACTGAGTCATCATCAGAGGTGGACTGGTCTGGAGGTTCCATTGACAGAGGCAGATTGCCAACTCCCAAACTCAGGACCATGCAGACTGTACAAAGAACACATCACGATCGGACCACTCCAGCCACTG GAGGAGCTTTGCTGGTCTCTCCTCCGAAGATCAAGCATTCCTCCAGGAGAGTAAGGAGGAGTGAGCCACCTTTAGGAAAACCTTACTCTCCTTACAAACATATCATAGACGGCTCTCCACAGAGGCCACACAGTAAG GCTGAGAGTGGAAGCTTGCCATATTCCTCGCCAGCCGCTGGCCTGACCACTGTAGATCCAGTTCCCATGCGTGAAGAGGCCTGCTCTGAGGAGGAGGCGGCAGACTACTCCGCCAGTCCAAAACAACCCAAGCCATTGCAAAAACAACAGACCAGCCACCATCACAAAGCTGCTGGCCCTCCACCTGCCAACAGAATCCAGGGCACAATGAGAAACGCCGAATTTCAGCATAATG GTAACCTGGGAATTTTTCGGCCAGAGCTCTTTGTGTTTCCTGAAGCTGAATCTTCAGATG ATGATAAGATGTCTCAGATCTCATCTAGATCAGCAGCCTCATGCTCCATGGCCTCTGAAATCTTGGGTCGCGCTCAAAGAAGGAAGGAGGAATTCTGGGGAAAAAGCTAA
- the LOC127975839 gene encoding nuclear protein MDM1 isoform X2 — MPVRFKGISEYRNKYKGRTTRSRSDSPHRRMRLAGLRSDQSRITQEPQFISKRKVPFYPPQISSSFQWEGHHPSLQRQEKRPVNPPAVTPVLRLRASSAERLVTPLAPRDPVPPEGTAAPSQQLQAAQTSTPAADQQQQNGINHVLRKRAGLRVERQRNGRLSSEYQRQFMWKTPVADSPLLAAHEMFYSNNRAIPPFKSNPVIMESEYKRSFKGSPPSRPPRLRRDVEQYEVPQLDAENTTPEKSKGKKKKKKKKERQQSRKSSPKEEVTHQQQQEVRSPCDLRDPSPKVMRKVKTEYESNFRSPLQYCYRDGAWVKIKTAKDEVQELREKAEAYRKRARGTHFSRQHLNQILSEHNWMWEPSSGTSLSSSIESEACRNTSSSPIIEALDLARVGSVRRSSSPGPSASVAANRSSPGEIGLHEDPTLPVQRKLAWDEEEGLGERDESEVSQEGEKNEGNPKDEHGDMRERNELLQVLETESSSEVDWSGGSIDRGRLPTPKLRTMQTVQRTHHDRTTPATGGALLVSPPKIKHSSRRVRRSEPPLGKPYSPYKHIIDGSPQRPHSKAESGSLPYSSPAAGLTTVDPVPMREEACSEEEAADYSASPKQPKPLQKQQTSHHHKAAGPPPANRIQGTMRNAEFQHNGNLGIFRPELFVFPEAESSDDDKMSQISSRSAASCSMASEILGRAQRRKEEFWGKS; from the exons GGTATCAGCGAGTATCGAAATAAATACAAGGGTCGAACAACACGATCCAGAAGTGATTCTCCACATCGCAGGATGAGACTGGCAGGACTGCGCTCTGACCAGTCAA GAATTACTCAGGAACCACAATTCATATCCAAAAGGAAAGTGCCATTTTATCCACCTCAGATATCCAGTTCTTTCCAATGGGAAGGGCACCATCCATCTCTACAGCGTCAGGAGAAGAGGCCTGTCAATCCTCCAGCTGTTACACCTGTGCTCAGACTCCGAGCCTCTAGTGCAGAAAGATTAGTGACCCCTCTTGCCCCAAGAGACCCCGTGCCACCAGAGGGCACCGCTGCACCATCCCAACAACTACAGGCAGCTCAGACATCCACCCCTGCAGCAGACCAGCAACAACAGAATGGA ATTAACCATGTGCTACGGAAAAGAGCGGGACTTAGAGTGGAGCGACAGAGGAATGGCCGTTTGAGCTCTGAGTACCAGAGACAGTTCATGTGGAAGACGCCTGTGGCCGATTCGCCCCTTCTAGCTGCACATGAG atgttttacagTAACAACAGAGCCATCCCCCCCTTCAAATCAAACCCAGTAATTATGGAGAGTGAGTACAAGAGAAGTTTCAAAGGATCACCTCCTTCCAGACCACCACGCTTGAGGCGAGATGTTGAACAATACGAAGTCCCACAGCTTGATGCAGAGAACACAACCCCAGAGAAG AGTAaggggaagaagaagaagaagaagaagaaggagcgACAACAGAGCAGGAAGTCAAGCCCCAAAGAGGAAGTCACCCATCAACAGCAACAGGAAGTGAGGTCACCCTGTGACCTGAGAGACCCTTCACCCAAAGTTATGAG GAAGGTGAAAACTGAGTACGAATCCAACTTTCGTTCTCCCCTCCAGTATTGTTACAGAGATGGAGCATGGGTGAAGATCAAAACGGCAAAGGACGAG GTTCAGGAGCTACGTGAGAAGGCTGAGGCCTACAGGAAAAGGGCCAGGGGAACTCATTTTTCTCGGCAGCACCTAAATCAGATCCTGTCAGAACACAACTGGATGTGGGAGCCATCCAGTGGCACCTCATTGTCATCCTCCATTGAATCTGAGGCCTGCAGAAACACTAGTAGCAGCCCTATCATCGAGGCTCTGGACCTGGCCAG GGTTGGAAGTGTCAGGAGAAGCTCTAGCCCTGGGCCTTCTGCTTCTGTGGCAGCCAACAGAAGCTCTCCTGGAGAGATTGGTCTTCATGAAGACCCCACCCTCCCTGTGCAGAGGAAGTTGGCCTGGGATGAAGAAGAAGGACTTGGAGAGAGGGATGAGTCTGAGGTTTCACAGGAGGGAGAAAAAAATGAGGGGAATCCAAAGGATGAACATGGGGACATGAGGGAGAGAAATGAATT GTTGCAAGTGTTGGAAACTGAGTCATCATCAGAGGTGGACTGGTCTGGAGGTTCCATTGACAGAGGCAGATTGCCAACTCCCAAACTCAGGACCATGCAGACTGTACAAAGAACACATCACGATCGGACCACTCCAGCCACTG GAGGAGCTTTGCTGGTCTCTCCTCCGAAGATCAAGCATTCCTCCAGGAGAGTAAGGAGGAGTGAGCCACCTTTAGGAAAACCTTACTCTCCTTACAAACATATCATAGACGGCTCTCCACAGAGGCCACACAGTAAG GCTGAGAGTGGAAGCTTGCCATATTCCTCGCCAGCCGCTGGCCTGACCACTGTAGATCCAGTTCCCATGCGTGAAGAGGCCTGCTCTGAGGAGGAGGCGGCAGACTACTCCGCCAGTCCAAAACAACCCAAGCCATTGCAAAAACAACAGACCAGCCACCATCACAAAGCTGCTGGCCCTCCACCTGCCAACAGAATCCAGGGCACAATGAGAAACGCCGAATTTCAGCATAATG GTAACCTGGGAATTTTTCGGCCAGAGCTCTTTGTGTTTCCTGAAGCTGAATCTTCAGATG ATGATAAGATGTCTCAGATCTCATCTAGATCAGCAGCCTCATGCTCCATGGCCTCTGAAATCTTGGGTCGCGCTCAAAGAAGGAAGGAGGAATTCTGGGGAAAAAGCTAA
- the LOC127975839 gene encoding nuclear protein MDM1 isoform X1 — MPVRFKGISEYRNKYKGRTTRSRSDSPHRRMRLAGLRSDQSRITQEPQFISKRKVPFYPPQISSSFQWEGHHPSLQRQEKRPVNPPAVTPVLRLRASSAERLVTPLAPRDPVPPEGTAAPSQQLQAAQTSTPAADQQQQNGINHVLRKRAGLRVERQRNGRLSSEYQRQFMWKTPVADSPLLAAHEMFYSNNRAIPPFKSNPVIMESEYKRSFKGSPPSRPPRLRRDVEQYEVPQLDAENTTPEKSKGKKKKKKKKERQQSRKSSPKEEVTHQQQQEVRSPCDLRDPSPKVMRKVKTEYESNFRSPLQYCYRDGAWVKIKTAKDEGCEGFHEWYHEVQELREKAEAYRKRARGTHFSRQHLNQILSEHNWMWEPSSGTSLSSSIESEACRNTSSSPIIEALDLARVGSVRRSSSPGPSASVAANRSSPGEIGLHEDPTLPVQRKLAWDEEEGLGERDESEVSQEGEKNEGNPKDEHGDMRERNELLQVLETESSSEVDWSGGSIDRGRLPTPKLRTMQTVQRTHHDRTTPATGGALLVSPPKIKHSSRRVRRSEPPLGKPYSPYKHIIDGSPQRPHSKAESGSLPYSSPAAGLTTVDPVPMREEACSEEEAADYSASPKQPKPLQKQQTSHHHKAAGPPPANRIQGTMRNAEFQHNGNLGIFRPELFVFPEAESSDDDKMSQISSRSAASCSMASEILGRAQRRKEEFWGKS, encoded by the exons GGTATCAGCGAGTATCGAAATAAATACAAGGGTCGAACAACACGATCCAGAAGTGATTCTCCACATCGCAGGATGAGACTGGCAGGACTGCGCTCTGACCAGTCAA GAATTACTCAGGAACCACAATTCATATCCAAAAGGAAAGTGCCATTTTATCCACCTCAGATATCCAGTTCTTTCCAATGGGAAGGGCACCATCCATCTCTACAGCGTCAGGAGAAGAGGCCTGTCAATCCTCCAGCTGTTACACCTGTGCTCAGACTCCGAGCCTCTAGTGCAGAAAGATTAGTGACCCCTCTTGCCCCAAGAGACCCCGTGCCACCAGAGGGCACCGCTGCACCATCCCAACAACTACAGGCAGCTCAGACATCCACCCCTGCAGCAGACCAGCAACAACAGAATGGA ATTAACCATGTGCTACGGAAAAGAGCGGGACTTAGAGTGGAGCGACAGAGGAATGGCCGTTTGAGCTCTGAGTACCAGAGACAGTTCATGTGGAAGACGCCTGTGGCCGATTCGCCCCTTCTAGCTGCACATGAG atgttttacagTAACAACAGAGCCATCCCCCCCTTCAAATCAAACCCAGTAATTATGGAGAGTGAGTACAAGAGAAGTTTCAAAGGATCACCTCCTTCCAGACCACCACGCTTGAGGCGAGATGTTGAACAATACGAAGTCCCACAGCTTGATGCAGAGAACACAACCCCAGAGAAG AGTAaggggaagaagaagaagaagaagaagaaggagcgACAACAGAGCAGGAAGTCAAGCCCCAAAGAGGAAGTCACCCATCAACAGCAACAGGAAGTGAGGTCACCCTGTGACCTGAGAGACCCTTCACCCAAAGTTATGAG GAAGGTGAAAACTGAGTACGAATCCAACTTTCGTTCTCCCCTCCAGTATTGTTACAGAGATGGAGCATGGGTGAAGATCAAAACGGCAAAGGACGAG GGGTGTGAAGGTTTTCACGAGTGGTATCATGAG GTTCAGGAGCTACGTGAGAAGGCTGAGGCCTACAGGAAAAGGGCCAGGGGAACTCATTTTTCTCGGCAGCACCTAAATCAGATCCTGTCAGAACACAACTGGATGTGGGAGCCATCCAGTGGCACCTCATTGTCATCCTCCATTGAATCTGAGGCCTGCAGAAACACTAGTAGCAGCCCTATCATCGAGGCTCTGGACCTGGCCAG GGTTGGAAGTGTCAGGAGAAGCTCTAGCCCTGGGCCTTCTGCTTCTGTGGCAGCCAACAGAAGCTCTCCTGGAGAGATTGGTCTTCATGAAGACCCCACCCTCCCTGTGCAGAGGAAGTTGGCCTGGGATGAAGAAGAAGGACTTGGAGAGAGGGATGAGTCTGAGGTTTCACAGGAGGGAGAAAAAAATGAGGGGAATCCAAAGGATGAACATGGGGACATGAGGGAGAGAAATGAATT GTTGCAAGTGTTGGAAACTGAGTCATCATCAGAGGTGGACTGGTCTGGAGGTTCCATTGACAGAGGCAGATTGCCAACTCCCAAACTCAGGACCATGCAGACTGTACAAAGAACACATCACGATCGGACCACTCCAGCCACTG GAGGAGCTTTGCTGGTCTCTCCTCCGAAGATCAAGCATTCCTCCAGGAGAGTAAGGAGGAGTGAGCCACCTTTAGGAAAACCTTACTCTCCTTACAAACATATCATAGACGGCTCTCCACAGAGGCCACACAGTAAG GCTGAGAGTGGAAGCTTGCCATATTCCTCGCCAGCCGCTGGCCTGACCACTGTAGATCCAGTTCCCATGCGTGAAGAGGCCTGCTCTGAGGAGGAGGCGGCAGACTACTCCGCCAGTCCAAAACAACCCAAGCCATTGCAAAAACAACAGACCAGCCACCATCACAAAGCTGCTGGCCCTCCACCTGCCAACAGAATCCAGGGCACAATGAGAAACGCCGAATTTCAGCATAATG GTAACCTGGGAATTTTTCGGCCAGAGCTCTTTGTGTTTCCTGAAGCTGAATCTTCAGATG ATGATAAGATGTCTCAGATCTCATCTAGATCAGCAGCCTCATGCTCCATGGCCTCTGAAATCTTGGGTCGCGCTCAAAGAAGGAAGGAGGAATTCTGGGGAAAAAGCTAA